A window of the Lactuca sativa cultivar Salinas chromosome 5, Lsat_Salinas_v11, whole genome shotgun sequence genome harbors these coding sequences:
- the LOC111898393 gene encoding uncharacterized protein LOC111898393, which produces MWSDSIQPTPNAATPPPLVVNNAPATTPSPPLITYSRRTRPTLQQPPSTTTTPSGSNPLPITSQTPSVPPTRTIHTRSMSGISKPKQHYNLHTSTSISPIPRNPIEALKNPDWNKAMTDEFQALIDNKTWELVPKHNNMNIVRSMWIYRHKTKSDGSLERYKARLVCDGRSQKAGIDCGDTFSPVVKPATIRTVLSLALSNEWQIHQLDVKNAFLHGHLHETVYMHQPPGFRNHLYPNHVCMLKKSLYGLKQAPRAWYQRFADYVFTMGFKHSKCDHSLFVYKKGTHTAFLLLYVDDILLITSSPGLHHKFMVLLAKEFAMKDLGPLSYFLGISVSRYKDSIFLSQQKYATEILERAGMTSCHPTSTPVDSKAKLSSTDGTLLPDGGIQYRQLAGALQYLTFTRPDISYAVQQVLLLTGCIFTNHLLGNLLPIPMPIGQVARTRDAQLLITSLVDLRLVNCLLRNNTAKSFFRSITNLSDSFSVLNINSNDLPNSMIYPWLFNFSSSLTYIDLSNNKLVGIIPEAFGTFKNLQTLDLTNNGLEGGILSSFGELSNLRELSLYANNLNQDLSSFFDNLSGYVGPQRSLQVLDLSQNQLSGSLPDFTTFTALKEFYLFGNQLNGSFPRRFEKISNLSILDLADNQINGLIPDLSALASLRRVYFERNLLHGTLAKRLEPLSMLESLGASSNFFQGTISETHIANISRLTYLDLSNNSLAIEIGSNWSATFQLETISLSSCKLGSSFPGWLRTQTNFSVLNISNAGINDFVPSWFWESLRPGIRYLNPSSNQIHGMIPDLDFISGNQPIIDLSSNNFSGNLPLFPPNKGFIVGIVGGFAFGFWGFYGTLVLKDSWRHAYYGFLNVVKDWVLLRLELSFVRLRRKTSP; this is translated from the exons ATGTGGTCCGACTCCATTCAACCAACCCCCAACGCAGCTACGCCTCCCCCATTGGTTGTCAACAATGCTCCGGCAACCACCCCATCACCTCCCCTAATCACTTATTCACGCCGTACAAGGCCTACCCTTCAACAACCGCCTTCCACAACAACAACCCCTTCTGGTTCGAACCCCCTACCAATCACCTCACAAACACCTTCTGTTCCTCCTACTCGTACCATCCACACCAGAAGTATGTCTGGCATTTCGAAACCCAAACAACACTACAACCTCCATACTTCTACCTCTATCTCCCCTATCCCTCGAAACCCAATAGAAGCACTTAAAAACCCGGATTGGAATAAAGCGATGACAGACGAGTTTCAGGCCCTTATTGATAATAAAACGTGGGAGTTAGTCCCGAAACATAACAATATGAATATAGTGCGTAGTATGTGGATTTATCGTCATAAAACTAAGTCTGATGGTTCTTTAGAGCGATACAAAGCTCGTTTGGTTTGTGATGGCAGGTCTCAAAAAGCAGGTATCGACTGTGGTGACACTTTCAGCCCCGTGGTAAAGCCGGCGACAATTCGGACTGTTTTGTCCCTAGCTCTTTCTAATGAGTGGCAAATTCACCAACTCGACGTGAAAAACGCGTTTCTACACGGACATCTACATGAAACGGTTTACATGCATCAACCCCCCGGCTTTCGTAATCATTTGTATCCAAATCATGTATGCATGCTTAAAAAGTCTCTCTACGGACTTAAACAAGCACCACGAGCTTGGTACCAAAGATTTGCTGACTACGTATTCACTATGGGGTTCAAACATAGCAAATGTGACCATTCACTATTCGTATACAAAAAGGGAACCCATACGGCCTTCCTCCTTCTATATGTAGACGACATCTTACTCATCACCTCCTCACCCGGATTACATCATAAGTTTATGGTTTTATTAGCAAAAGAGTTTGCCATGAAAGATCTTGGACCCCTAAGCTACTTTCTTGGAATTTCGGTGTCTCGTTATAAAGATTCAATTTTTTTGTCACAACAAAAGTACGCCACCGAAATTTTGGAACGAGCAGGCATGACCTCATGTCACCCAACTTCCACACCAGTTGACAGTAAGGCCAAATTAAGCAGCACCGATGGAACTCTTTTGCCTGACGGGGGAATACAATATCGCCAGCTGGCAGGGGCTCTCCAATATTTGACCTTCACACGGCCAGACATAAGCTACGCAGTTCAACAA GTACTCTTGCTCACGGGTTGCATCTTCACTAATCACCTTCTAGGAAACTTATTGCCTATACCGATGCCGATTGGGCAGGTTGCCCGGACACGAGACGCTCAACTTCTG ATTACCTCCCTTGTAGACTTACGCCTTGTAAACTGTTTGCTTCGAAATAACACTGCCAAATCTTTCTTTCGCTCCATCACCAACTTATCCGATTCTTTTTCAGTTCTTAATATCAATTCTAAcgatcttccaaactcgatgatATATCCATGGTTATTTAACTTTAGTAGCAGCCTTACTTACATCGATCTATCCAACAACAAGCTAGTTGGTATCATTCCTGAAGCATTTGGTACGTTTAAAAACCtccaaaccctagatttgaccaacaACGGCCTCGAAGGTGGTATTTTGAGCTCCTTTGGGGAGTTGAGCAACTTACGGGAGCTTTCCCTATATGCGAACAATCTCAACCAAGATCTTTCTAGTTTTTTCGACAACCTTTCTGGCTATGTAGGGCCACAGAGGTCATTACAAGTTCTTGATTTATCACAAAATCAATTAAGCGGTTCTTTGCCTGATTTTACAACATTCACAGCTTTGAAAGAATTCTACCTTTTTGGAAATCAGTTAAATGGGTCTTTCCCAAGAAGATTCGAGAAAATCTCGAATCTTTCAATCCTTGATTTGGCAGATAACCAAATCAATGGATTGATCCCTGATCTTTCTGCTCTCGCTTCATTGCGGAGAGTGTATTTCGAGAGAAACCTCTTACATGGAACTCTAGCCAAAAGGTTAGAGCCTCTCTCCATGCTTGAGTCTTTGGGTGCATCTTCGAATTTCTTTCAAGGAACAAtatctgaaacacatatagcTAATATTTCTCGTTTGACATACCTTGATTTGTCAAATAACTCGTTGGCTATAGAAATTGGTTCCAATTGGTCTGCAACTTTTCAACTCGAAACCATCTCGTTGTCATCCTGCAAACTCGGGAGTTCTTTCCCGGGATGGCTAAGAACTCAAACAAACTTCTCTGTGCTTAATATATCTAACGCCGGAATCAACGATTTCGTCCCCAGTTGGTTCTGGGAGTCGTTACGTCCAGGAATTCGTTACTTAAATCCCTCCTCAAATCAGATCCATGGAATGATTCCGGATTTGGATTTTATATCTGGTAACCAACCTATAATTGATTTGAGCTCAAATAACTTTTCGGGTAACTTACCTTTGTTTCCTCCTAATAAGGGGTTCATTGTTGGCATTGTGGGTGGTTTTGCCTTTGGATTTTGGGGTTTTTATGGGACGTTGGTTCTCAAAGACTCATGGAGACATGCATATTATGGATTTTTGAATGTGGTGAAGGATTGGGTTCTTCTAAGACTAGAGTTGAGTTTCGTTAGGCTCAGGAGAAAAACTTCACCTTAA
- the LOC111898392 gene encoding receptor-like protein EIX2 — protein sequence MHLLLYFLLLFICSNLNYAETRCVERDRRALLEFKKGLTDDYALLKSWRNNNASRDCCKWRGVGCNNNTDQVIKLDLPAVWSDELEQLLSLSGEIDSSLLSLNSLTYLDLSGNSFTRIPNFLGSLNSLQHLKLANIELTSSNFPHQLGNLSSLQTLDLLATPVVMKNTDWLSRLSSLKYLNLSYIDLSESVGLLNNAIRLPSLVELHLANCLLPNNTDKSFVRSMTNLSVVDISYNDLPNSMIYPWLFNFSSTLTYIDLSNNKLLGIIPEAFGMFKNLQTLDLTNNGLQGGIPSSFRNMTNIRELVLSGNNLNQDLPSFFDKLSGLGPQRTLQVVDLYDNQFTGNLPDFTTFTSLKELLLGRNQLNGSFPQKFEKISNLFILDLADNRINGFLPNLSVFASLRELYFERNLLNGTLAEKLEPLSKLESLGASSNFFQGTISETHVANLSRLTYLDLSFNSLDLEIGSDWSATFQLETISLSSCKLGSSFPGWLRTQTNFSVLDISNAGINDSVPSWFWESLIPGIRYLNLSSNQIHGMIPDLDFISGNRPLIDMSSNNFSGNLPLFPLDTVTLKLNDNMFSGLISSLCNLTSLSHLDLSNNKLSGELPNCWNNLNNLNILNLENNGFIGKVPDSIGALEFVKMMSLRGNSLIGELPTSLQNCTSLLLLDLGENEISGNIPEWLGESFAMLLVLSLPSNRFNGTIPTSLCKLKNIQILDLSVNDITWKIPKCLNNISGMIMREKGILQASIEYNAIGLDQSRLIITARVVFKALLQWKGRQSEYQKTLGLVVSLDLSSNRLTGEIPSEITSLSALIALNLSRNSLIGSIPKDIGRLRQLDFLDLSRNDLLGGIPTSLSELSNLGVLDLSFNNLSGRIPKGTQLQSFDVSSYAGNLALCGVPLKNVCPGDETNSGNPDGVTEQKSDDDDKIINKGFIFGIVAGFAFGFWGFYGSLVLKESWRHAYYGFLNVVKDWVLLRVELTLARLRRRTSS from the coding sequence ATGCATCTCCTCCTATATTTCCTTCTCCTTTTCATATGCAGCAACCTCAACTATGCTGAAACAAGGTGCGTGGAGCGTGACCGAAGGGCACTCTTGGAATTCAAAAAAGGGCTCACGGACGATTACGCCCTTCTCAAATCATGGAGAAATAACAACGCTTCACGAGATTGCTGTAAATGGAGAGGCGTAGGATGCAACAACAACACTGACCAAGTCATTAAACTTGATCTTCCTGCAGTCTGGTCAGATGAACTCGAACAATTACTTAGTCTCAGTGGTGAAATTGATTCTTCATTGCTTTCATTAAATTCTTTGACATATTTAGATTTGAGTGGAAACAGTTTCACTcgtatcccaaacttccttggtTCCCTCAACAGCCTACAACACCTCAAACTCGCTAACATTGAGTTAACTTCATCAAATTTTCCGCATCAATTAGGCAATCTTTCCAGCTTACAAACTCTTGATCTGTTAGCTACACCTGTGGTGATGAAGAACACAGATTGGCTCTCTCGTCTTTCCTCTCTCAAATACCTAAATCTAAGTTATATAGACTTGAGTGAATCTGTTGGGTTACTCAATAACGCCATCAGATTGCCCTCCCTTGTAGAGTTGCACCTTGCAAACTGCTTACTTCCAAATAACACTGACAAATCATTTGTTCGTTCCATGACAAACTTATCAGTTGTTGATATAAGTTATAACGATCTTCCAAACTCTATGATATACCCTTGGTTATTCAATTTTAGCAGCACCCTTACTTACATCGATCTATCTAACAATAAGCTACTTGGTATCATTCCTGAAGCATTTGGTATGTTTAAAAACCtccaaaccctagatttgaccaacaATGGCCTCCAAGGTGGTATCCCAAGCTCATTTCGGAACATGACCAACATTCGGGAACTTGTGTTATCTGGGAACAATCTGAATCAAGATCTTCCTAGTTTTTTCGATAAACTCTCTGGTTTAGGTCCACAGAGGACATTACAAGTTGTGGATTTATATGACAATCAATTTACTGGTAATTTACCTGATTTTACAACATTCACGTCTCTCAAGGAACTGCTCCTTGGACGCAATCAGTTGAACGGATCTTTCCCacaaaaatttgaaaaaatcTCGAATCTTTTCATCCTTGATTTGGCGGATAACCGTATCAATGGATTTCTCCCTAATCTTTCTGTTTTTGCTTCTTTGCGGGAATTGTATTTTGAGAGAAACCTATTAAATGGAACTCTAGCTGAAAAGTTAGAGCCACTCTCCAAGCTCGAGTCTTTGGGCGCATCTTCTAATTTCTTTCAAGGAACGATATCTGAAACGCATGTAGCTAATCTTTCTCGTTTGACTTACCTCGATCTGTCGTTTAATTCGTTGGATTTAGAAATCGGTTCCGATTGGTCTGCTACTTTTCAACTCGAAACCATCTCGTTGTCATCCTGCAAACTCGGGAGTTCTTTCCCGGGATGGCTAAGAACTCAAACGAATTTCTCCGTGCTTGATATATCTAACGCCGGAAtcaatgattccgtccccagttGGTTCTGGGAGTCGTTGATTCCGGGCATTCGTTACTTAAATCTCTCCTCCAACCAGATCCATGGAATGATTCCGGATTTGGATTTTATATCTGGTAACCGACCTTTAATCGATATGAGCTCAAACAACTTCTCGGGTAACTTGCCGTTGTTTCCTCTTGACACCGTTACTCTAAAGCTCAACGACAACATGTTCTCAGGGCTCATTTCTTCCTTGTGTAACCTAACTAGTTTAAGCCACCTTGATCTTTCTAATAACAAACTGTCGGGAGAGCTTCCAAACTGCTGGAACAACCTTAATAACCTGAATATTCTCAACCTTGAAAACAATGGATTTATCGGGAAAGTTCCCGACTCGATTGGGGCTCTCGAGTTTGTTAAAATGATGAGTTTACGAGGCAATAGCTTGATCGGGGAGCTGCCTACGTCCTTACAAAACTGCACTTCATTGCTACTTCTTGATCTTGGAGAAAATGAAATATCGGGTAATATACCTGAATGGTTAGGGGAAAGCTTTGCAATGTTGCTTGTTCTTAGCTTACCATCAAATCGGTTCAATGGAACCATTCCTACAAGCTTATGTAAGCTCAAGAACATTCAAATTTTAGACCTCTCAGTTAACGATATCACCTGGAAAATACCGAAATGCCTCAATAACATTTCGGGGATGATAATGAGGGAGAAAGGGATACTGCAAGCAAGTATTGAGTACAACGCAATCGGGTTGGATCAAAGCAGACTGATTATCACAGCTAGGGTTGTGTTTAAAGCATTACTGCAATGGAAAGGAAGGCAATCGGAGTACCAAAAGACATTGGGTCTTGTCGTTAGCCTTGATCTTTCTTCCAATAGACTAACGGGCGAAATCCCAAGTGAAATCACGAGTCTTTCGGCTCTCATTGCCTTGAATCTTTCAAGAAACAGCTTAATTGGATCAATACCCAAAGACATCGGTCGATTGAGACAGTTGGATTTTCTTGATCTATCGAGAAACGACCTTCTTGGTGGAATCCCTACAAGCCTTTCGGAATTGAGTAATCTTGGGGTGTTGGATTTGTCATTCAACAACTTGTCGGGAAGAATCCCGAAAGGGACGCAGTTACAGAGCTTTGACGTGTCATCATACGCTGGAAATCTTGCACTTTGTGGGGTTCCACTGAAAAACGTATGCCCTGGTGATGAGACAAACAGTGGAAACCCAGATGGAGTTACTGAACAAAAatctgatgatgatgataagataaTAAATAAGGGGTTCATTTTTGGCATTGTGGCTGGTTTTGCGTTTGGGTTTTGGGGTTTTTATGGGTCGTTGGTTCTAAAAGAGTCATGGAGACATGCGTATTATGGATTCTTGAATGTTGTCAAAGATTGGGTTCTTTTAAGAGTGGAGTTGACTTTGGCTAGGCTCAGAAGGCGAACTTCATCTTAA